A single region of the Kwoniella botswanensis chromosome 1, complete sequence genome encodes:
- a CDS encoding plasma-membrane proton-efflux P-type ATPase encodes MALTHRKNHKKDPESGDADAEAKRNEEEEKKKYEGEEYDVLLRYVEEQKQKLKNKKDDDDEDDDKNAKYVRKWYAPWKKTKVESGTKKVPQEWLETDRQKGLSSSDIDERRKHSGWNELESPSENQFIKFISYFRGPILYVMELAVLLAAGLRDWIDFGVIIGILFLNAAVGWYQEKQAGDIVAQLKAGIAMKTIVVRDGKEQEIEARDLVPGDIIVLEEGNTIAADAKILGDYQDKDGSKSKEILDNHEKSKKAKGQQNDSDDEEHDDDDGPDKGPSVMSVDQSAITGESLAVDKFVGDVAYYTCGVKRGKCYGMVTVSAKGSFVGRTAALVSSSNEKGHFQIVLGGIGTTLLVMVVAFIFAVWIGGFFRGTKIATPDQNNLLVYALIFLIIGVPVGLPVVTTTTLAVGAAYLARRQAIVQKLTAIESLAGVDILCSDKTGTLTANKLSLNEPYIAPDVDPNWFMTVAVLASSHNVRGLDPIDKVTVVGLKDFPKAQEMLKGGWKTHKFTPFDPVSKRITAEVEKDGKHYTCAKGAPNAILKLSKFDAHTVADYRNQAQQFASRGFRSLGVAVKEDGKDWELLGMLCMFDPPRGDTAKTIGEAHELGISVKMLTGDAVAIAKETCKQLGLKTNVYDSEKLIGGGMAGSDIRDFVEAADGFAEVFPEHKYQVVNLLQERGHLTAMTGDGVNDAPSLKKADCGIAVEGASDAARTAADVVFLDEGLSTIITAIKVARQIFHRMKAYIIYRIALCVHLQVYLMLSILIKNETIRVDLIVFLAIFADVATIAIAYDRAPYARQPVEWQLPKVWIISTIMGLLLAAGTWIIRGTLYLENGGIIQNFGSVQEVLFLEVALTESWVIFITRLAQEPGTPNVFPSFQLIVAVLGVDLLASFFAAYGWISGPAVEHGGWVDIVTIVKIWGYSFGVTVIILLVYLILNKISWLDHIGRVSRSKRNEKLENFLTDLQRLTIVHESDHNGSYFRFASGGSGSATPKEGSGDDKDKKPKSKPKKEQDSKSSDKGKGVEGGDKTLTDHAGKGDQAEAQKQQDQKRQPSSGPGSKQKGREGEPTEVSTKEHSQGNPDSNLNKDNSQRTDEDERSSEGTHVEP; translated from the exons ATGGCTTTGACACATAGAAAGAACCACAAGAAAGATCCTGAGTCTGGGGATGCAGATGCTGAAGCTAAGCgtaatgaagaagaagagaagaaga AGtatgaaggggaagaataTGATGTACTACTTCGATATGTAGAGGAACAGAAGCAAAAGTtaaagaacaagaaagatgatgatgatgaagacgatgataaGAATGCGAAATACGTTAGAAAATGGTATGCACCTTGGAAAAAGACAAAGGTAGAATCCGGTACCAAGAAG GTTCCACAAGAATGGTTAGAGACTGATCGACAAAAAGGTCTATCGTCctctgatatcgatgagagaaggaaacACTCAGGATGGAATGAACTCGAGAG TCCATCCGAAAATCAATTCATCAAGTTCATATCGTATTTCCGAGGTCCCATCTTATATGTTATGGAATTGGCTGTCTTACTTGCTGCTGGTCTGAGAGATTGGATCGATTTCGGTGTGATTATTGGTATCTTATTCTTGAACGCTGCTGTCGGTTGGTATCAGGAGAA ACAAGCCGGAGATATCGTTGCTCAGTTGAAAGCGGGTATAGCCATGAAGACAATTGTTGTCCGAGATGGTAAGGAACAGGAAATCGAAGCTAGAGATCTGGTTCCCGGAGATATCATCGTTCTTGAAGAAGGTAATACAATCGCTGCTGATGCCAAG ATTTTGGGAGATTACCAGGACAAAGATGGATCTAAG TCCAAAGAGATTTTAGACAACCACGAGAAATCTAAGAAGGCCAAAGGACAACAGAACGAttccgatgatgaagagcacgacgacgatgatggacCAGATAAGGGTCCTTCCGTGATGTCAGTCGACCAATCTGCTATCACCGGTGAATCGTTAGCCGTAGATAAATTCGTTGGCGATGTCGCATATTATACTTGTGGTGTGAAAAGGGGTAAATGTTATGGGATGGTTACTGTCTCCGCGAAAGGTTCTTTTGTCGGTAGAACGGCTGCTTTGGTATCTA GCTCGAACGAGAAGGGACACTTCCAAATCGTTCTCGGTGGTATTGGAACAAC TCTCCTTGTCATGGTCGTCGCATTCATCTTCGCTGTGTGGATTGGAGGCTTCTTCCGTGGTACCAAGATAGCTACACCCGATCAAAACAACTTACTCGTCTACGCCCTTATTTTCCTCATCATCGGTGTACCGGTCGGTCTACCAGTAgtcaccaccaccaccttggCTGTTGGTGCTGCCTACTTGGCCAGAAGACAGGCTATCGTACAAAAGTTGACCGCCATTGAATCGCTCGCTGGTGTAGATATCCTCTGTTCGGATAAAACTGGAACATTGACCGCCAACAAGTTGTCGCTCAACGAACCTTACATCGCACCTGATGTTGATCCCAATTGGTTTATGACTGTCGCTGTTCTTGCTTCATCCCATAATGTAAGAGGATTAGACCCCATTGATAAGGTTACTGTCGTTGGActaaag GACTTCCCTAAAGCCCAGGAGATGTTGAAAGGTGGTTGGAAGACACACAAATTCACACCTTTCGACCCAGTCTCAAAGCGGATTACAGCcgaagttgagaaagacgGTAAACACTACACCTGTGCCAAGGGTGCACCCAACGCCATTTTGAAATTGTCTAAATTCGATGCTCATACTGTAGCCGATTACAGAAATCAAGCTCAGCAATTTGCTTCTAGAGGATTTAGGTCTTTGGGTGTAGCAGTCaaggaagatggtaaagatTGGGAATTGTTGGGGATGTTATGTATGTTTGACCCTCCTAGAGGTGATACTgcaaag ACTATTGGAGAAGCCCACGAACTTGGTATCTCAGTTAAGATGTTGACCGGAGATGCTGTCGCCATCGCCAAGGAGACTTGTAAACAACTAGGCCTCAAAACCAATGTGTATGATTCAGAAAAATTGATTGGAGGTGGAATGGCCGGATCTGATATTAGAGATTTCGTCGAAGCTGCTGATGGGTTTGCTGAGGTCTTCCCTGAACATAAATATCAAGTCGTCAACCTCCTTCAAGAAAGAGGACATTTGACTGCAATGACTGGAGATGGTGTCAACGATGCTCCCTCACTCAAGAAGGCAGATTGTGGTATTGCCGTTGAAGGCGCTTCGGACGCTGCTCGGACGGCTGCAGATGTAGTTTTCTTAGATGAAGGTTTATCAACTATCATCACGGCTATCAAAGTGGCGAGACAAATTTTCCATAGGATGAAAGCGTATATTATCTACCG TATTGCCCTTTGTGTGCACCTTCAAGTGTACCTTATGCTTTCGATCTTAATCAAGAATGAGACAATCCGAGTAGACTTGATTGTGTTTTTGGCTATCTTTGCGGATGTAGCTACCATAGCTATTGCTTACgatcgag CCCCTTACGCTAGACAACCTGTCGAATGGCAATTACCAAAAGTTTGGATCATCTCTACAATCATGG GTCTTTTGCTAGCTGCTGGTACTTGGATCATCCGAGGGACGTTGTATTTAGAAAACGGAGGTATCATCCAGAACTTTGGTTCAGTACAGGAAGTCTTGTTCTTGGAAGTTGCCCTGACAGAATCTTGGGTCATCT TCATCACGCGATTGGCTCAAGAACCAGGAACTCCGAATGTCTTCCCCTCTTTCCAACTGATCGTAGCTGTGTTGGGAGTCGACCTTCTTGCTTCCTTCTTTGCCGCCTACGGATGGATCTCTGGACCTGCTGTCGAACATGGTGGATGGGTCGATATCGTTACCATTGTCAAGATTTGGGGATACTCATTCGGTGTCACAGTCATCATCCTACTTgtctacctcatcctcaacaagATCTCGTGGTTAGACCATATTGGCAGAGTATCTCGATCGAAGAGAAACGAAAAACTTGAGAATTTCCTTACCGACTTACAAAGATTGACTATCGTTCATGAATCAGATCACAACGGATCCTACTTCCGATTCGCCTCTGGTGGATCTGGCTCTGCCACACCTAAAGAAGGTTCAGGTGAcgataaagataagaaacCGAAATCAAAACCTAAAAAAGAACAAGATAGTAAATCTTCagataaaggtaaaggagTGGAGGGTGGAGATAAGACACTGACGGATCATGCGGGTAAAGGTGATCAGGCAGAAGCTCAAAAACAACAAGACCAAAAGAGACAACCTTCTAGTGGACCTGGATCCAAACAaaaaggaagggaaggtgaaCCCACGGAGGTCTCAACTAAGGAACATTCTCAAGGTAACCCAGATAGTAATCTGAATAAAGATAATTCACAAAGgacagatgaggatgaaagatcCAGTGAGGGAACTCATGTGGAACCTTGA
- a CDS encoding aspartate-tRNA(Asn) ligase, with protein sequence MTVDASNTSPTPYSESSSNPLHKLGHALKPSTLVSKLHHSKDTDTSHSHDQNQLEQGKAAQRTEEKRREKEEKARRAEEEKAEVARRRKESDELASKTEDQSMRERYGDLEIPGEIIPLDDVVQLPEGRTVTFRARIHTQRELSTQLDFIIFRHRGYTIQGVLSGEIASEHMIKWTERIPSESIVQVSGTLAKPPKPIKLSVDSPLEVRIESIHLVEPSKNIPFGLYHGEPPPQRSRLGNRTLDLRHPTNQAIFKIRARLLRVFRDTLDDMDFIEINTPKLQPAATESGAEVFRVNYFGRKAFLAQSPQLMKQMAISADFGRVYEIGPVFRAENSNTHRHLTEYTGLDIELSLKQDYHEVFHVLDHIMKNMFRALATMKSELARVREVWNSEEFVFLDETPIIPFSEAIQMLRDDGRDVEEEDLHTPDEIRLGELVKQKYHTDYYIIDRFPKSARPFYTANDGKTTNSFDMFIRGQEICTGGQRINDPFELRESMRESGINEDEMEEYLSAFDWGMPPHGGAGLGLERIITFYLDLPDIRLSSLFHRDPHSLPTKKPSLPHPEADTTKSRDPDSDLPPLEDLIANYGDATNTSWLDDRFTIWRDHSTGAAVGYVEQGKFCMITGDPLCSDSQKSEITKKFLVFVKDELRLKPIWMLVSSEFQEILAERYGWRSLSCTQEQRSNSDKVKPEVIQNNKQQRGVFSVREINIEEEQDTKNKIDERIEEWQEHRSSGNKKGKQIHLTEIAPWRDSGHRRYFIAESDPSKRNVDDTKKTNGDTSKDDEPRIETLVVLTRLSPKHGYQLKWALDFPSSPKGAIESTVQSALSAVPGEPVTFGASVSESFLIAHGIGEMRSKIMERTYNGIVKGLSLDKKAEFREKFGVEGERTFICYPKGGVRVTELNEIVKFFEE encoded by the exons atgacaGTCGACGCATCCAACACTTCGCCTACACCCTACTCcgaatcatcttccaaccctctcCACAAACTAGGACACGCCCTCAAACCATCCACCCTCGTTTCCAAACTACACCATTCCAAAGACACCGATACCTCCCACTCTCATGATCAGAATCAGCTTGAACAAGGAAAGGCTGCTCAGCGTACTGAAGAGAAGCGgcgagagaaagaagagaaagctcgCCgtgcagaggaagagaaagcagAAGTAGCCCGTCGTCGTAAAGAATCTGATGAATTGGCATCCAAGACTGAAGATCAATCTATGAGAGAGAGGTATGGTGATTTAGAGATTCCAGGTGAAATCATCCCTTTAGACGATGTCGTTCAACTCCCTGAAGGTCGAACGGTCACATTCAGAGCAAGAATTCATACTCAGAGGGAATTATCTACTCAACTGGATtttatcatcttccgtcATAGAGGTTACACAATCCAGGGCGTATTAAGTGGTGAAATAGCAAGTGAACATATGATTAAATGGACCGAGCGTATACCCAGTGAATCAATAGTCCAAGTCAGTGGGACACTCGCCAAACCTCCTAAACCTATCAAATTATCCGTGGATTCCCCCTTGGAAGTAAGGATAGAAAGTATTCATCTGGTAGAACCATCCAAAAACATTCCATTTGGATTATACCATGGTGAACCCCCACCTCAGAGATCAAGATTGGGCAATAGGACATTAGACCTTCGTCATCCGACCAATCAAGCGATATTCAAAATTCGTGCAAGGCTCTTAAGGGTATTTAGAGATACGTTGGACGATATGGATTTTATAGAGATTAATACACCAAAACTGCAGCCCGCTGCTACGGAGAGTGGAGCAGAGGTATTTAGAGTCAATTATTTTGGAAGGAAAGCTTTTTTGGCACAAAGTCCTCAGTTGATGAAGCAGATGGCTATTTCAGCTGACTTCGGGAGGGTATACGAG ATTGGACCCGTCTTCCGTGCGGAAAACTCCAATACCCACCGACATCTTACCGAATATACAGGATTAGATATCGAACTATCCCTCAAACAAGATTACCACGAAGTCTTCCACGTGCTTGATCACATCATGAAGAACATGTTCCGAGCATTGGCCACCATGAAATCTGAATTAGCGAGAGTGAGGGAAGTGTGGAACAGCGAAGAGTTTGTTTTCTTAGATGAAACTCCCATTATACCATTCTCAGAAGCTATCCAGATGTTACGTGATGATGGTCGagatgtcgaagaagaagacttacATACGCCTGACGAAATTCGTTTGGGTGAATTGGTAAAACAGAAGTATCATACGGACTACTATatcatcgatcgatttcCTAAATCGGCACGACCATTCTATACAGCCAACGACGGCAAGACGACCAACTCGTTCGATATGTTCATTAGGGGACAGGAGATCTGTACAGGTGGACAGAGGATCAATGATCCGTTCGAACTTCGAGAGTCAATGAGAGAAAGTGGTatcaacgaagatgagatggaagagtatCTCAGTGCATTCGATTGGGGTATGCCACCTCATGGAGGAGCAGGGTTGGGATTGGAAAGAATAATCACATTTTATCTCGATTTGCCTGATATTCGATTATCTTCGTTATTCCATCGAGATCCACATTCCTTACCTACCAAAAAGCCATCTTTACCACATCCCGAAGCAGATACTACCAAATCTCGCGACCCTGACTCGGACTTGCCACCACTGGAAGATCTCATAGCGAATTATGGAGATGCCACCAACACTTCTTGGCTCGATGATCGATTTACCATCTGGAGGGATCACTCAACAGGTGCGGCAGTGGGGTATGTCGAACAGGGTAAATTCTGTATGATCACTGGAGATCCACTTTGTTCAGATTCTCAAAAATCCGAAATTACCAAGAAGTTTTTAGTTTTTGTtaaagatgaattgaggTTGAAACCTATATGGATGTTGGTTTCGTCAGAATTCCAGGAGATTTTGGCAGAAAGGTATGGATGGAGAAGTTTGAGTTGTACGCAGGAACAACGAAGTAATTCGGATAAGGTAAAACCTGAAGTGATCCAAAATAACAAACAACAAAGAGGAGTATTCTCCGTCAGAGAGATCAAcattgaagaagagcaagacACGAAAAATAAGATCGATGAGAGGATTGAAGAATGGCAAGAACATAGAAGTAGTGGAAATAAGAAAGGCAAACAAATTCATTTGACGGAAATTGCACCTTGGAGAGATAGTGGGCATAGAAGGTATTTCATAGCGGAGAGTGATCCGAGTAAACGGAATGTCGACGATACAAAGAAGACCAATGGCGATACCtcgaaagatgatgaacctcgAATCGAAACTTTGGTGGTCCTCACCCGTCTCTCACCTAAACACGGCTATCAACTGAAATGGGCTCTggatttcccttcttcacctaaagGAGCCATCGAATCCACCGTCCAATCTGCTCTGTCGGCTGTACCCGGTGAACCAGTCACTTTTGGTGCATCGGTCTCGGAGAGTTTCCTGATCGCTCATGGGATAGGGGAGATGAGGTCCAAGATTATGGAAAGGACGTATAATGGGATAGTGAAGGGTCTGAGTCTGGATAAGAAAGCTGAGTTTAGAGAGAAATTCGGCgtggaaggtgaaaggaCTTTTATATGTTATCCCAAGGGTGGGGTTAGGGTGACGGAGTTGAATGAGATTGTAAAGTTTTTCGAGGAGTAG